In a single window of the Helicoverpa zea isolate HzStark_Cry1AcR chromosome 9, ilHelZeax1.1, whole genome shotgun sequence genome:
- the LOC124633535 gene encoding lipase 3-like → MRVLLIFLVATITTVAPETWSLVPSFKEFFKEQSDNVKTFYNDAVTMKDSVDNYVEEQQQMIKNNIHNYVDDIQTARTLVDPLSYYPVGDTQPQIENPDVVLSVPGIITRNGYICETHTVISQGYVLNVHRIPRSKHGSGVPSKTVLLQHGLFASSADWIMNGPGKGLGYVLADAGYDVWMTNIRGNRYSKDHVWFKPNSQSYWDFSWHEVAKYDVPAVIDYILETKGADTKMTYIGHSMGTTILFAMLTLKPEYNDILTAGFALAPVVYLSDMKSPLKSMAPIASNLAYIDELQGTYEFIPKNSALGKISSTCNGENMDSLICKNIVFYLCGFNERQFNKTLLPVFLAHLGTGTSWKTAVHFSQEILSGKFQQFDYGYLNNWRIYRSGSPPEYDLKKVTLPIKLFWSKNDLLSSEKDVMALYNKLPSNPEMFLVPDEKFNHLDYLWAIDAPRLLNNEVLNSLHSYMSDYSFSVRF, encoded by the coding sequence ATGCGCGTCTTACTAATATTCCTGGTGGCAACTATAACCACGGTTGCACCAGAAACATGGTCTCTCGTACCATCCTTCAAGGAGTTTTTCAAAGAACAAAGTGACAACGTGAAGACATTCTACAACGATGCTGTTACCATGAAGGATTCAGTCGATAACTACGTCGAAGAACAGCAGCAGATGATCAAgaataatattcataattatgtGGACGACATACAGACAGCAAGAACTCTGGTAGACCCATTGTCTTACTATCCTGTCGGTGACACTCAACCACAAATCGAAAATCCCGACGTCGTCCTGTCAGTGCCTGGAATAATCACGAGAAATGGATACATTTGTGAGACCCACACCGTCATCTCCCAAGGCTACGTGCTCAACGTTCACAGGATCCCTCGCTCCAAACACGGCAGTGGGGTACCATCGAAGACAGTTCTACTCCAACACGGCCTATTTGCGAGCTCTGCCGACTGGATCATGAATGGACCTGGAAAAGGACTGGGGTACGTCCTGGCAGACGCTGGCTACGACGTTTGGATGACCAACATAAGAGGAAACAGGTACTCCAAAGATCACGTTTGGTTTAAACCTAATTCACAATCATACTGGGATTTCTCTTGGCATGAAGTAGCTAAGTACGACGTTCCTGCGGTCATTGATTACATTTTGGAGACTAAAGGCGCTGATACTAAGATGACGTACATCGGACATTCAATGGGAACCACTATACTCTTCGCGATGTTAACGTTAAAACCTGAATATAACGATATCTTGACAGCTGGGTTTGCGCTGGCTCCCGTCGTGTACCTATCAGATATGAAGTCACCACTGAAGTCAATGGCACCGATTGCAAGTAACTTAGCCTACATAGACGAGTTGCAAGGAACTTATGAGTTCATTCCGAAGAATTCTGCCCTAGGCAAGATATCAAGCACGTGTAACGGTGAGAACATGGATTCTCTGATCTGCAAGAATATAGTGTTTTACTTGTGCGGTTTCAATGAGAGGCAGTTTAATAAGACTCTGCTACCAGTCTTCCTAGCACACTTGGGTACTGGGACATCGTGGAAGACTGCTGTGCATTTCTCGCAAGAAATACTTTCTGGTAAATTCCAACAGTTTGACTATGGATATTTAAACAATTGGAGAATCTATAGATCTGGGTCCCCTCCTGAATACGACCTTAAAAAAGTTACTCTTCCAATCAAGTTGTTCTGGTCTAAGAATGATTTGCTGTCAAGTGAGAAGGATGTGATGGCTCTATATAATAAATTGCCTTCGAATCCTGAAATGTTCCTCGTACCTGACGAGAAATTTAACCACTTGGACTATCTCTGGGCTATCGACGCTCCTAGATTGCTGAACAATGAGGTACTAAACTCTTTACATTCATACATGAGCGATTATTCATTTAGCGTCAGATTTTGA